In Amaranthus tricolor cultivar Red isolate AtriRed21 chromosome 5, ASM2621246v1, whole genome shotgun sequence, a genomic segment contains:
- the LOC130813097 gene encoding trihelix transcription factor ENAP2: protein MSSPPSQTQTQTQTQTQTQTQSTPPSPPTGIPTSNPHPHPTIIQSLSYSPLKKPQPIPWSHEETLNLIQAYQEKWYSLKRGQLKASQWEEVAITVAARCGLDEPSKSATQCRHKIEKLRKRYRAEKLKLPPSFNYNNHPWIYFSLMDQLEKGPLPISAVPPPPPHKNNDPVSNSDDDCDVGFSNLRGFDKRVDGLSRTGRNLGVFRNGSGKINDFRKRMRFSEMEEEAEEEMCYEIGEDLEEDMEKKGRKDDDLMGDLATQMREFAERFVKMEGKKIELMRETEKLRMEMESKRMEMILISQQKTVELISKVFNGSSQKKMKMTSEL, encoded by the coding sequence ATGTCTTCTCCTCcatcccaaacccaaacccaaacccaaacccagacccagacccaaACCCAATCTACCCCTCCATCTCCACCCACCGGAATTCCCACCTCAAATCCTCATCCTCATCCTACAATCATCCAATCCCTATCATACTCCCCTCTCAAAAAACCCCAACCAATTCCATGGTCTCATGAAGAAACTCTCAACCTAATTCAAGCTTATCAAGAAAAATGGTACTCTCTAAAACGAGGACAATTGAAGGCTTCTCAATGGGAAGAAGTTGCTATTACTGTTGCTGCTCGTTGTGGTCTTGACGAACCTTCTAAATCTGCTACTCAATGCCGCCATAAGATCGAGAAGCTTCGAAAAAGATATCGTGCTGAGAAACTCAAATTACCCCCTTCTTTTAATTACAACAATCATCCTTGGATCTATTTTTCTCTTATGGATCAGCTTGAAAAAGGCCCTCTTCCTATTTCTGCtgttcctcctcctcctcctcacAAGAACAATGATCCAGTTTCGAATAGTGATGATGATTGTGATGTGGGTTTTTCTAATTTGAGGGGTTTTGATAAAAGGGTTGATGGGTTGTCAAGAACAGGCCGAAATTTGGGGGTTTTTAGAAATGGGTCTGGAAAAATAAACGATTTTAGGAAGAGAATGAGGTTTTCTGAAATGGAAGAAGAAGCAGAAGAAGAAATGTGTTATGAGATTGGGGAAGATCTAGAAGAAGATATGgagaagaaaggaagaaaagatGATGATTTGATGGGTGATTTAGCAACCCAAATGAGGGAATTTGCAGAAAGATTTGTAAAAATGGAGGGTAAGAAGATTGAATTAATGAGAGAAACTGAAAAATTAAGAATGGAAATGGAGAGTAAAAGGATGGAAATGATTCTAATTTCTCAACAGAAAACAGTGGAATTGATTTCCAAGGTTTTTAATGGTTCTTCTcaaaagaagatgaagatgactTCTGAATTGTGA